The Pogona vitticeps strain Pit_001003342236 chromosome 6, PviZW2.1, whole genome shotgun sequence genome contains a region encoding:
- the LOC110070262 gene encoding olfactory receptor 10C1-like: MDKIMTVNHTSMAEFVLLGIFHSSDMQAWLFIVFLFIYLFILTGNMLVFVATVLNHALHTPMYFFLRHLSLLDICYTSVTLPQMLVHLISERKTISFLGCAVQMFFFMFLGTTVCYLLAIMAYDRYLAICHPLQYVRFMTRRACLLLISGCWVTGLSISIVQTSLIFSFPFCGSNVINHFFCDVPPMVRLHCSNPYTNYLERILIVFLVLITPLVFILLTYVLIIAAILKMNVADGRKKALGTCSSHLFSVVLFYGTAVFTYVRPSLVFPDPTDKLLCLTYTVAPAVLNPVIYSLRNKQVKDALWNMLAKTTNFVGT, translated from the coding sequence ATGGACAAAATTATGACTGTAAACCATACCAGCATGGCCGAATTTGTGCTCCTGGGAATTTTTCATAGCTCTGACATGCAAGCTTGGCTCTTCATTGTCTTCCTGTTCATCTACCTTTTCATCCTGACGGGGAACATGTTGGTGTTTGTTGCCACGGTATTGAATCACGCTTTGCACACACCCATGTATTTCTTCCTTAGGCATTTGTCTCTTTTGGATATATGTTATACCTCAGTGACTCTCCCCCAAATGCTTGTGCACCTGATTTCAGAGAGGAAAACCATTTCGTTCCTAGGTTGTGCTGTACAAATGTTCTTCTTTATGTTCCTAGGAACTACTGTGTGCTACCTCCTGGCTATAATGGCATATGATCGTTACCTGGCAATATGTCATCCTTTGCAGTATGTGAGGTTTATGACCAGGAGGGCATGCCTCCTCTTAATCTCTGGATGCTGGGTTACCGGGTTGTCCATATCCATTGTGCAAACATCACTGATATTCTCTTTCCCCTTCTGTGGTTCTAATGTCATCAATCATTTCTTCTGTGATGTTCCTCCAATGGTCAGGTTACATTGCTCAAACCCCTACACAAATTATTTGGAGAGAATCCTAATAGTCTTCCTGGTTCTCATCACCCCACTAGTATTTATCCTGCTTACCTATGTTCTGATCATTGCAGCCATCCTGAAGATGAATGTAGCAGATGGGAGGAAAAAAGCTCTGGGCACATGTTCCTCCCACTTGTTCTCTGTGGTTCTCTTTTATGGCACCGCTGTGTTCACATACGTGAGGCCCAGTTTAGTTTTTCCAGATCCTACGGACAAGCTTCTGTGCCTCACTTACACAGTAGCCCCTGCAGTGCTGAACCCAGTTATCTACAGCCTGAGGAACAAACAGGTGAAGGATGCACTTTGGAATATGTTGGCCAAAACGACAAATTTTGTAGGCACGTGA